The sequence GAGGCGGCCTGAGGGAAGAGGCGCTGGCCGGGCTGCCGAGCCTCTTCGACGAGGCACTCCCCGTTTTCAGGCGCGAGATGGCGAGCGGCGGCAACCGCGGCAGCGCCATATTCGCCATGCTCGGCAGGCTCATGCAGACCGTCGAGGACAGCACCGCGCTGCGCCGCTGCGGACGCAGCGGACTGAGGACGATCCGGGAAGACGGCAGGCACCTGGAGCGCATGATTGCACAAAGGGATGATTTCCTTGCCTTCCTGGCCGAGCGCAACGCTCACTACGCGAGCCGCAACCTCACCATGGGGGGCGTGGCCGGGCTCCTCGCCCTGGGTCTTGCCTGGTTAAGCCACACCGGGGAGCTCGAAGCCGCCTGATCCACCCCTCCTCCGTTTTTGCGAAATCCCCAGCAATTCCCGTTTACTTAGCCCCGACCCCATGTTAGAATCTCCCCGCTAAACCCGCTCCAGTACACCCACCGCCAGGCTAACAAGGGTACCGCCATGTCCTTCGAAGGCGATTTGGAACACCTTCCCCTAGTGGATGTCATCCAACTGCTGCACCAAACCGGCAAGAGCGGCACCCTCACGCTTAAAAGCAGCAAGGGGGAGAGCCAGCTCGTCTTCCGGGACGGTTTCATCGTCAGCGCCAACCACGTCGACAACAGCATCCGCATCGGCCAAGTCATGATCGACATGGGGCTTCTGAGCCGCGAGGCGCTGGAGCAGGCCTTGAAAGCGCAGCAAAAGGCCGGCTCGGAACGAAAGCCGATCATCCAGATGCTCATCGAGGAAGGGATCGTCGAGAACCAGGCCGCGTACCAGGGGCTCGAGGCGCTCATCGAGATGACCATCGTCGACATCCTCACCTGGACCAGGGGGACGTTCTGCCTCGACGTCAACAAGATCGTCGTTTCCGACGACTACCGCTACTTCCCGGAAAAGGCGAATACACAGATCCACATGAACACGCAGAGCATCCTGATGGACGCCCTGCGCATCTACGACGAGCGTAAGCGCGACGGCACCCTGACACCGGAGTCCATCTTCGGCGCGCCGCCCGCCTCGGAGCCCCAATCGGGCTCCGAGCCCCTGTCCGGCTCCGGGCTCTCGGCCGCCGACCTCGGTCTCGAGGAACTGGACGAGCTGGAAAGCCGCATCCCCAGGTTCTTCTCCGCCATCAAGGAGGAGCCCCCCGACACCATCGCCGTCAGACTGCAGCAGGAGCTCTCCGGGATTCCGGCACACGAGCAGCAGGAGCTTTTCGACTTCCTCGAAGGGGCTTCCGCGCGTGCCGCCGAAGCGGAAGCGACGCTCGGGGTGATCCTCGTCACCTCCTCAAGGCTTATGCGTGAATGCGTCTCGGCGGTGTGCGGCCCGCGCTTTGTCTGCGCCACCGACGATCCCCTTCAACTTGCCCCCTTTATCGAACAGACCCGCTCCCGCGACAAGTCGCCGCTGCTTCTCCTGGATGCAGGGGAGGACCGCCGCAGAAACGGCCGCAACGTCGCCCCACTGCTGCAGCAGATCCGCGAGCGCCACCCCGCCCTCTCCATCGTGCTCTTCGCCGCTCCGGACGACTTCGAGCTTGCCGCTTCGGCGCAGGAGTGCGGCGTGACGACCGTGCTGCCCCGCGCCTGCCGCGATGATCGCGGCGAGAGCTTCATCGCCGACCTCATCGCCGGGTGCCGGGCGCTTGCGGCATGCCTGAAACGACAAACAGGCGCCCCCACCTCGCAGCTCCCGGCGCAGTTCCGCGCGCAGTTCGCGGCCCTTGCCGAGCAGCGCGAGGCTGCAGAGGCCACCTTCGCGCTGTTGCAGGCCGTCTGCGGGGTCTTTCGCCGCGGCGTCACCCTGGTCGTGGTCCGCTCAGAGCTCATCGCCGAGCGCGCCATGGGAATCGGCGGGGACGGCACCGTCACCTCGGTGAAGCTGCGCCTTAACCCTCCAGAGGAGTCGCTGTACCAGAAGGCGTTAGGCGGCGAGCTCTGCTACGGCGACGCGGACCAGTCGCTGCGCGACACCATCTACGCTGCCGTCGGGGCGCCGATCAGCGGCAAGGCCCTGCTCCTCCCGGTGAAAAGCTTCGGGCGCGTCATCGCCATCATCTACGCCGACTTCGGCGCCGGCGCCGGAACCGATCCGCAACTGCCGCTTCTAGAGATCCTCGCGCAGCACGCGGGGCTCGTTATCGACAACATCCTGTACCGCAAGCGCTGCGCCCAGAAATAGTGAGGGCGTGCCGAGAGCACAAAAGGGGCAACCATGGATGCCAAGATCTTCGTCCAGATTCTTGAAATAGCCTTCAGCAAGAAGGTTTCCGACGTGCATTTCGAGGTGGACAACCCTCCCTTCTTCCGCGGCAAGGGGCAGATCATCCGTTCCAAGCTCCCGAACCTCACCGCCGAGGACACCGAATTCATCGCCGCGCAAATCATGACGCACCACGGCCGCCGCTGGGAACCGGACCAGAAGGAGTTCGACACCTCCTTCTCGCTGCCGAGCGGGGCGCGCTTCCGCGTCAGCATCTTCCGGCAGCGCGGTCATTTCGGCATCATCATGAGGGTGATCCCGGCCCATATCGGGACTTTTGACGAGCTGCGCCTCCCCCCGGTACTTGGCGAGATTGCGAAGGCCCCCAACGGCCTCATCCTCGTCACCGGCCCCACCGGCAACGGCAAGTCGACCACCCTCGCCTCGATGCTGCGTTACATCAACGAGAACTTCAGTTACAACTGCATCACCATAGAGGACCCCATCGAGTTCCTCTTCCACTCCGAGAAAAGCTGCATCATCCAGCGCGAAGTCGGCATCGACACCGACAGCTTCAGCTCGGCGCTGAGGGCCGCGCTGCGCATGGACCCGGACCTGATCATGGTGGGCGAGATGCGCGACACCGCCACCATAGAGTCATGCCTCATGGCCGCCGAGACGGGGCACCTGGTCCTTTCGACGCTCCATACCCAGGGGGCGGTGTCGACCATCAACAGGATCGTGGGACACTTCCCCCCTGACGCCCAGGAGATCGTACGTCAGCGCCTGGCGGACATCCTGGTGGCGACCGTTTCCATCCGCCTCGTGATGAACAAGACAGGCGAGGCCATCATCCCCGTTCTCGAGATCATGCGCGCCACCACAACCATCCAGAGTTGCATCCGCGAGGGAAGGCTCGACGAGATCGAGGCGCACATGGAAAACGGCCGCAGCCAGTACCAGATGCAGACCCTCGACCAGCACCTGATCCAGCTCCACGAACAGGAACAGATCACCATGGAGGAGGCAAAGCGCCTCTCCCACTCCATGGACCTGGAGCGCAAGCTCATGTTCACCAACTAGCCCCGATCCCCGTCACACAAAGGGGGACGCGGATCACTCCGCGCCCCCCCTTTTTTCATTTCCTGCCCAACGCGCGCGCACCCGCCTGTGTAGTTTCAAAAATTAAAAAGAGTAACCAATGTAAACTCTGCCTGACCGACTGATCATTTTTACGGCAGCCGCACACAGGCGCCCACCTCCATTTTGCCTCCAAATTCAGCACACTTCACACCACCTGCCTGTTTTATTTGCACAGATGCACAAAAATGGTTCACCTCGTGCATAAAGGAGTCCGCATTTAAGGCAGAGGTCGGGAGTCCCACCCTCTATGCTGATTAAAGAATAATCAAATGCAGTCATTCCATAACCAAGGAGGATGTATGTCGCCGCAGATTGACGAGAAAGTAGAACCGATTTACCAGGAAGTACTGAAGAGAAACCCCGGCGAGGTGGAGTTCCACCAGGCCGTCCGCGAAGTTCTGGAGTCGCTGGGCCCCGTCCTGGTGAAGCACCCTGAGTTCGCAGATCGCAAGATCATCGAGAGGATCTGTGAGCCGGAGCGCCAGATCATCTTCCGGGTACCCTGGCAGGACGACGCCGGCAACGTGCATATCAACCGCGGTTTCCGCGTGGAGTTCAACAGCTCTCTCGGCCCCTTCAAGGGCGGGCTCCGTTTCCATCCCTCCGTCTACCTCGGGATCATCAAGTTCCTCGGCTTCGAGCAGATCTTCAAGAACTCCCTGACCGGCCTCCCGATCGGCGGCGGCAAGGGTGGTTCCGACTTCGATCCGAAGGGCAAGTCCGACAACGAGATCATGCGTTTCTGCCAGAGCTTCATGACCGAGCTGTACCGTCACTTAGGCGAGCACACCGACGTCCCTGCGGGCGACATCGGCGTGGGCGGACGCGAGATCGGCTACATGTTCGGCCAGTACAAGCGCATCACCAACCGCTACGAGCCCGGCGTCCTGACCGGCAAGGGCCTTGATTGGGGCGGCTCGCTGGTACGCACCGAGGCCACCGGCTACGGCGCCAGCTTCTTCGTCGACGCCATGCTGAAGGTGCGCAAAGACTCCTTCGAGGGCAAGACCTGCTCGGTTTCCGGCTCCGGCAACGTCGCCATCTACACCATCGAGAAGATCCACCAGTTGGGCGGCAAGTGCGTCACCTGCTCCGACTCCAACGGCGTCATCTACCACGAGAAAGGCATCGACCTCGACCTGGTCAAGCAGCTCAAGGAAGTCGAGCGTCGTCGCATCGAGGACTACGCCAAGTACCACAAGGACGCAAAATACGTCGCCAACGGCAAGATCTGGGAGATCCCCTGCCAGGTCGCCATGCCGTCCGCTACCCAGAACGAGATCAACGGCAAGGACGCCGCCACCTTGGTCAAAAACGGCTGCATCGCCGTCGGCGAAGGCGCCAACATGCCGACCACTCCGGAAGGCGTCAAGGTGTTCCTCGAGGCCGGGATCGCCTATGGCCCGGGCAAAGCCGCGAACGCAGGCGGCGTTGCCACCTCTGCGCTCGAGATGCAGCAGAACGCCTGCCGCGACGCGTGGACCTTCGAGTACACCGAGCAGCGTCTGGCCCAGATCATGAAGAACATCCATGACACCTGCTACCAGACCGCCGAGGAGTACGGCACCCCCGGCAACTACGTGAACGGCGCAAACATCGCCGGCTTCATCAAGGTGGCCAAGGCCATGGTTGCCCACGGACTGATCTAGTCCGGGCGCTACCGTAGCAAGAAACGAGAAGGCTCGGCCGCAAGGTCGGGCCTTCTTTTTGTTTGGTTTGGAAAAGTCGGCGAAGGGGCCGGCAAAGAGGGTGAGTCGGAGCGCGGGAACATTACGGGGTGACACGGCGCCTCGGAAAATGTATTATGAACCGGGTCGCGCTCCGGCCACCCCGCCGGTTGACGCCCCTACCCCACTGAAGAGGAACCTGAAGATGGGTAAAGCCAGACTGCTTTACGCGGCTGCCGCCTTGACCCTGGCGCTGACAACCGACGCCTCGGCCTTCTGTTTCGAGGAAGCTGGCATCGAGTACGGCATCAACCCGCAGATCCTGCGGGCGATCGCCAAAGTCGAGTCCAACTTCAACCCCGCCGCCGTCAACTACAACACCAACGGAACCTACGATTTCGGCCTCATGCAGATCAATTCCAGCTGGGCCTCCACCATCGGTAAACAGCGCTGGAACTCACTGGGCGACCCGTGCAACAGCGTCAAGACCGGTGCGTGGATCCTCTCCATGTGCATAGATAAGTACGGCTACAACTGGAAAGCAATCGGCTGTTACAACAGCCAGACACCGGACAAGCGTGACCGTTATTCGAAGCGGGTTTTCGATCAGTTGCAGCGCGTGAAGCCGGTGAAGCAAGAGGCGGCCTACACGCCGCTCAAGGACAGCATAGAAACGCTGGTACGGCAGAAAGTGGACGGCTGGGTAGACGATGCGGCGCAGGGGAAGGCCGAGGAGTTCAAGGTGAAGACAAAGGGGAGCGTTCCCGCCCCGAAAGAGGTTCTGCAGCAAAAGCCGCGGCCTGCCGAGACCACCGCAAAGACGGCCCTCCCGGAGATTGCCGCCAAGCAGGACAACGCTATGTCGCACGACAACATCGGTTACTACACGGAAGACGGGGAACACTCGGCGATCCCCATCCCTTGACCTTTTCTATTTTGCGCCGCACCCCTTGGGCATGACCCATTTGT is a genomic window of Geomonas ferrireducens containing:
- a CDS encoding response regulator; its protein translation is MSFEGDLEHLPLVDVIQLLHQTGKSGTLTLKSSKGESQLVFRDGFIVSANHVDNSIRIGQVMIDMGLLSREALEQALKAQQKAGSERKPIIQMLIEEGIVENQAAYQGLEALIEMTIVDILTWTRGTFCLDVNKIVVSDDYRYFPEKANTQIHMNTQSILMDALRIYDERKRDGTLTPESIFGAPPASEPQSGSEPLSGSGLSAADLGLEELDELESRIPRFFSAIKEEPPDTIAVRLQQELSGIPAHEQQELFDFLEGASARAAEAEATLGVILVTSSRLMRECVSAVCGPRFVCATDDPLQLAPFIEQTRSRDKSPLLLLDAGEDRRRNGRNVAPLLQQIRERHPALSIVLFAAPDDFELAASAQECGVTTVLPRACRDDRGESFIADLIAGCRALAACLKRQTGAPTSQLPAQFRAQFAALAEQREAAEATFALLQAVCGVFRRGVTLVVVRSELIAERAMGIGGDGTVTSVKLRLNPPEESLYQKALGGELCYGDADQSLRDTIYAAVGAPISGKALLLPVKSFGRVIAIIYADFGAGAGTDPQLPLLEILAQHAGLVIDNILYRKRCAQK
- a CDS encoding type IV pilus twitching motility protein PilT, producing the protein MDAKIFVQILEIAFSKKVSDVHFEVDNPPFFRGKGQIIRSKLPNLTAEDTEFIAAQIMTHHGRRWEPDQKEFDTSFSLPSGARFRVSIFRQRGHFGIIMRVIPAHIGTFDELRLPPVLGEIAKAPNGLILVTGPTGNGKSTTLASMLRYINENFSYNCITIEDPIEFLFHSEKSCIIQREVGIDTDSFSSALRAALRMDPDLIMVGEMRDTATIESCLMAAETGHLVLSTLHTQGAVSTINRIVGHFPPDAQEIVRQRLADILVATVSIRLVMNKTGEAIIPVLEIMRATTTIQSCIREGRLDEIEAHMENGRSQYQMQTLDQHLIQLHEQEQITMEEAKRLSHSMDLERKLMFTN
- the gdhA gene encoding NADP-specific glutamate dehydrogenase; its protein translation is MSPQIDEKVEPIYQEVLKRNPGEVEFHQAVREVLESLGPVLVKHPEFADRKIIERICEPERQIIFRVPWQDDAGNVHINRGFRVEFNSSLGPFKGGLRFHPSVYLGIIKFLGFEQIFKNSLTGLPIGGGKGGSDFDPKGKSDNEIMRFCQSFMTELYRHLGEHTDVPAGDIGVGGREIGYMFGQYKRITNRYEPGVLTGKGLDWGGSLVRTEATGYGASFFVDAMLKVRKDSFEGKTCSVSGSGNVAIYTIEKIHQLGGKCVTCSDSNGVIYHEKGIDLDLVKQLKEVERRRIEDYAKYHKDAKYVANGKIWEIPCQVAMPSATQNEINGKDAATLVKNGCIAVGEGANMPTTPEGVKVFLEAGIAYGPGKAANAGGVATSALEMQQNACRDAWTFEYTEQRLAQIMKNIHDTCYQTAEEYGTPGNYVNGANIAGFIKVAKAMVAHGLI
- a CDS encoding lytic transglycosylase domain-containing protein; this encodes MGKARLLYAAAALTLALTTDASAFCFEEAGIEYGINPQILRAIAKVESNFNPAAVNYNTNGTYDFGLMQINSSWASTIGKQRWNSLGDPCNSVKTGAWILSMCIDKYGYNWKAIGCYNSQTPDKRDRYSKRVFDQLQRVKPVKQEAAYTPLKDSIETLVRQKVDGWVDDAAQGKAEEFKVKTKGSVPAPKEVLQQKPRPAETTAKTALPEIAAKQDNAMSHDNIGYYTEDGEHSAIPIP